One region of Vigna angularis cultivar LongXiaoDou No.4 chromosome 10, ASM1680809v1, whole genome shotgun sequence genomic DNA includes:
- the LOC108335927 gene encoding pectin acetylesterase 8, with protein MEGGNIRQWLNFLVCALLFLIAEASYVPITYLQNAVAKGAVCLDGSPPAYHFDRGSGTGINNWLVAFEGGGWCNNVTTCLSRKTNRLGSSKQMAKQIAFSGIMSNMQIFNPDFYNWNRIKVRYCDGSSFTGDVEEVNPVTKLHFRGARIFAAVMEDLLAKGMENARNAIISGCSAGGLTSVLHCDRFRALLPGGARVKCLSDAGYFINARDVTGAYHIQQYFSQVVATHGSARNLPQSCTSRLSPKLCFFPQYLASHITTPIFFVNAAYDSWQIKNILAPGVADPEGHWHSCKLDINNCSPDQLDLMQGFRTEFLRALTVLGNSSYKGMFIDSCYAHCQTEMQETWLRSDSPELEKTTIAKAVADWFYERRTFHQIDCPYPCNPTCHNRVFGPEDNHQGKNVTSKGTSDASARKLNFPKLTNKAQWIELVCINGGINGLLLTLGLMIIV; from the exons ATGGAGGGTGGGAACATAAGACAGTGGTTGAACTTTCTGGTTTGTGCACTGCTGTTTCTGATAGCAGAGGCTTCTTATGTGCCAATCACCTATCTTCAGAACGCTGTAGCAAAAGGAGCTG TTTGTTTGGATGGGAGTCCACCAGCTTACCATTTTGATAGGGGATCTGGAACAGGGATTAACAATTGGTTGGTTGCTTTTGAG GGAGGAGGATGGTGCAACAATGTCACTACTTGTCTCTCTCGCAAGACCAATCGTTTAGGTTCATCTAAGCAAATGGCAAAGCAAATTGCCTTTTCGGGAATTATGAGCAACATGCAAATCTTTAATCCAG ATTTCTACAACTGGAACAGAATCAAGGTTAGGTATTGCGATGGTTCATCTTTTACTGGTGATGTAGAAGAAGTCAATCCA GTTACTAAGTTGCACTTTAGAGGAGCAAGGATTTTTGCTGCTGTCATGGAGGATTTACTAGCAAAAGGAATGGAAAATGCTCGAAAT GCAATTATTTCTGGATGCTCAGCTGGAGGATTAACTTCAGTACTGCATTGTGATCGCTTCCGAGCTCTATTACCTGGAGGAGCCAGAGTGAAATGCCTCTCAGATGCTGGTTATTTTATCAATGC AAGGGACGTCACTGGGGCATACCACATTCAACAGTACTTCAGTCAAGTTGTTGCTACACAT gGCTCTGCAAGGAATTTGCCTCAGTCATGCACTTCAAGACTTAGCCCAAAGCTA TGCTTTTTCCCACAATATTTGGCGTCACATATCACTACGCCGATCTTCTTTGTAAACGCGGCATACGACTCATGGCAG ATTAAGAACATTTTGGCACCTGGTGTTGCTGATCCTGAAGGCCATTGGCATAGCTGTAAGCTGGATATAAACAACTGCTCACCTGATCAATTAGATCTAATGCAAG GCTTCAGGACAGAATTTTTAAGGGCATTGACAGTGCTAGGCAACTCTTCATATAAAGGAATGTTTATAGACTCTTGCTATGCCCACTGCCAAACTGAAATGCAGGAGACATGGTTGAGAAGTGACTCTCCAGAGCTGGAAAAGACA ACAATTGCAAAGGCTGTAGCAGACTGGTTTTATGAAAGAAGGACATTCCATCAGATAGATTGCCCTTACCCCTGCAACCCCACTTGTCACAACCGCGTTTTCGGACCAGAAGACAACCACCAAGGA AAAAATGTGACCTCGAAAGGAACGTCAGATGCATCAGCCAGAAAGCTCAATTTTCCGAAACTAACAAACAAG GCACAATGGATTGAGCTTGTGTGCATTAATGGAGGAATCAATGGGCTTCTACTAACGTTGGGTCTTATG ATCATCGTATAA